One genomic window of Providencia hangzhouensis includes the following:
- the ygiD gene encoding 4,5-DOPA dioxygenase extradiol codes for MSVNTSMVKNKIPAIFIGHGSPMNAIEDNPYTQAWENLGKALSRPRAILVISAHWYTRGTAVTSMLKPKTIHDFGGFPEALYQIEYPAPGSPELAQQVVSLLAPEPIYLDEQEWGLDHGTWEILLRMYPEADIPVIQLSIDGSKPATWHYELGKKLSVLREKGVLIMGSGNVVHNLRAMNWQNSHAEPYPWAISFEKFVYDNLQSHETPHPLTKGLEREDGKLSNPSPEHYLPILPILGTWDGQEEISTPIEGIVSASLSMLSIQVG; via the coding sequence ATGTCAGTAAATACTTCGATGGTAAAAAATAAGATCCCTGCCATTTTTATTGGTCATGGTAGCCCTATGAATGCGATTGAGGATAACCCTTACACTCAAGCGTGGGAAAATCTCGGTAAAGCCTTATCTCGGCCACGCGCAATTTTGGTGATTTCAGCCCATTGGTATACGCGCGGTACTGCTGTGACTTCGATGTTAAAACCAAAAACGATTCATGATTTTGGCGGGTTCCCCGAAGCCTTGTATCAAATCGAATATCCAGCTCCTGGTTCTCCTGAATTAGCTCAGCAAGTTGTTTCATTACTCGCCCCTGAGCCAATTTACCTTGATGAACAAGAGTGGGGATTAGACCACGGTACATGGGAAATTTTGCTGCGTATGTATCCAGAAGCGGATATCCCCGTGATCCAACTGAGTATCGATGGTAGCAAGCCCGCCACTTGGCACTATGAACTCGGTAAAAAATTGAGTGTTTTAAGGGAGAAAGGCGTGCTGATTATGGGCAGTGGCAATGTTGTCCACAATTTACGGGCGATGAATTGGCAGAACTCTCATGCTGAGCCGTACCCGTGGGCAATATCTTTTGAAAAATTTGTATATGACAATCTGCAAAGTCATGAAACGCCTCACCCACTGACTAAAGGATTAGAACGGGAGGATGGCAAATTATCGAACCCATCACCAGAACATTACTTGCCTATTTTACCTATTTTAGGAACTTGGGATGGGCAAGAAGAGATCAGTACACCGATTGAGGGAATTGTGTCAGCATCGTTAAGTATGTTGTCTATTCAGGTAGGGTAA
- the ribB gene encoding 3,4-dihydroxy-2-butanone-4-phosphate synthase: MDHSLLSVFGNPIERVENAIEALRQGKGVLVLDDEDRENEGDLVFAAETMTAEQMAFTIRYSSGIVCLCITEERRKQLELPMMVDNNTSQNQTGFTVTIEAAQGVTTGVSAADRITTIRAAIADNAVPSDLNHPGHVFPLRGREGGVLTRRGHTEASIDLAILAGFKPAGVLCELTNDDGSMARTPEVAAFGQQHGLTVVTIEDLVQYRQLQEKKAS; encoded by the coding sequence ATGGATCATTCGCTACTTTCTGTATTTGGCAATCCTATCGAACGTGTTGAAAATGCTATCGAGGCATTACGCCAAGGTAAAGGTGTTCTTGTTCTTGATGATGAAGATCGTGAGAACGAAGGCGATTTAGTTTTTGCAGCAGAAACTATGACCGCCGAGCAAATGGCATTTACCATTCGTTATAGCAGTGGGATCGTGTGCCTTTGTATTACTGAAGAGCGCCGCAAGCAACTCGAACTACCTATGATGGTAGATAACAATACGAGCCAAAATCAAACAGGTTTTACTGTGACCATTGAAGCCGCGCAAGGTGTGACGACAGGAGTTTCTGCCGCAGACCGTATCACTACTATTCGCGCCGCAATTGCAGATAACGCCGTTCCTTCAGACCTTAATCATCCAGGACATGTTTTCCCTCTGCGTGGCCGTGAAGGCGGGGTATTAACGCGTCGTGGTCATACTGAAGCGTCTATCGATTTAGCAATATTAGCAGGTTTCAAGCCAGCCGGTGTGCTGTGTGAGTTAACCAATGATGATGGTTCTATGGCTCGTACCCCAGAAGTGGCTGCGTTTGGTCAGCAACATGGTTTGACTGTGGTGACGATTGAAGACTTAGTTCAGTATCGTCAGTTGCAGGAAAAGAAAGCGAGCTAA